Proteins encoded by one window of Cystobacter ferrugineus:
- a CDS encoding class I adenylate-forming enzyme family protein — MIDHLPAGARVVVRLPSGPGLAKALLGCFERELVAVPLHPRSTDTAVRGIVDRVAASAVLDEHGLHDTGHPAAHPDAEGLAFLMFTSGSTGPQKGVMLSRKAVLGNAAKTAALHGLTPDRPHGTCLPLYHCNALVMSLLGTHLTGAPLVLHGGSDPAGYFAALRAAGARTASIVPALLADLLDVSPEWPEDLEYLITAAAPLTSDLARRFHDRYGPRLRQGYGLTEAMNFSFTTPLLDETAFTRQYLDQHPPVGVALPETELRLVDGEVWVRTPDMMRGYWQDPAATAAALTEDGWLRTGDLGELREGLLVLRGRAGERINRGGEKYHPLDVERTWREAGLGGRFAAVAVAEPTLGHEIGLVATDQPVGAVRAVCENSPLRPASVQFGGFQATSTGKPQRKAMGRSLVALRYAPARYERLLRYASATAHELLRSGVDDAGLRALAGHVDEPAREGEEAVFEALEFMRAHWHRRADPELAEAKARWREQLSTEWPLAGYAELAERLREAHPGAVVSSHLPTITTPDGCPWALGPLLSFLDYPPQEPGGRWHGLARLREAGFAVVGCALLRAGRHDLGGVLWAHTPTSGNRGNE, encoded by the coding sequence ATGATCGATCACCTGCCTGCCGGTGCCCGTGTGGTGGTGCGGCTGCCCAGCGGACCCGGCCTGGCCAAGGCCCTGCTCGGCTGCTTCGAACGCGAACTCGTCGCCGTGCCCCTGCACCCGCGCAGCACGGACACCGCGGTGCGTGGCATCGTCGACCGGGTCGCCGCCTCCGCCGTGCTGGACGAGCACGGGCTGCACGACACCGGCCACCCCGCCGCGCACCCGGATGCCGAGGGCCTGGCGTTCCTGATGTTCACCTCGGGCTCCACCGGCCCGCAGAAGGGCGTCATGCTCAGCCGGAAGGCGGTGCTGGGCAACGCGGCCAAGACCGCCGCGCTCCACGGGCTCACCCCCGACCGGCCGCACGGCACCTGCCTGCCGCTGTACCACTGCAACGCGCTGGTCATGTCGTTGCTGGGCACGCACCTCACCGGCGCGCCGCTGGTGCTGCACGGCGGCTCGGACCCGGCCGGGTACTTCGCCGCGCTGCGTGCCGCCGGGGCCCGGACCGCCTCCATCGTGCCCGCGCTGCTGGCCGACCTGCTGGATGTCTCACCGGAGTGGCCGGAGGACCTGGAGTACCTGATCACCGCGGCCGCGCCGCTGACTTCGGACCTGGCCCGCCGCTTCCACGACCGCTACGGCCCGAGGCTGCGCCAGGGCTACGGCCTGACCGAGGCGATGAACTTCAGCTTCACCACGCCCCTGCTCGACGAGACCGCGTTCACCCGCCAGTACCTGGACCAGCACCCGCCGGTCGGCGTGGCGCTGCCGGAGACCGAGCTGCGGCTGGTCGACGGCGAGGTGTGGGTGCGGACCCCGGACATGATGCGCGGCTACTGGCAGGACCCGGCGGCCACGGCGGCGGCGCTGACCGAGGACGGCTGGCTGCGCACCGGGGACCTCGGTGAGCTACGCGAGGGACTGCTGGTGCTGCGGGGCCGGGCCGGGGAGCGCATCAACCGGGGCGGGGAGAAGTACCACCCCCTGGACGTCGAGCGGACCTGGCGCGAGGCCGGGCTCGGCGGGCGGTTCGCGGCGGTGGCCGTCGCCGAACCCACGCTCGGCCACGAGATCGGGCTCGTCGCCACCGACCAGCCAGTGGGGGCCGTGCGCGCGGTGTGCGAGAACAGCCCGCTGCGGCCCGCCTCGGTGCAGTTCGGCGGATTCCAGGCCACCTCGACGGGCAAACCCCAGCGCAAGGCCATGGGCCGCTCGCTGGTCGCGCTGCGGTACGCGCCCGCCCGGTACGAGCGGCTGCTGCGGTACGCCTCGGCCACCGCGCACGAGCTGCTCCGCTCCGGTGTGGACGATGCCGGGCTGCGTGCACTGGCCGGGCACGTGGACGAGCCCGCGCGGGAGGGCGAGGAGGCGGTGTTCGAGGCGCTGGAGTTCATGCGCGCCCACTGGCACCGGCGTGCCGACCCCGAGCTGGCGGAGGCGAAAGCCCGCTGGCGCGAGCAGTTGAGCACCGAATGGCCACTGGCCGGGTACGCCGAACTCGCCGAGCGCCTGCGCGAGGCCCACCCGGGCGCGGTGGTGTCCAGCCACCTGCCCACGATCACGACCCCCGACGGATGCCCGTGGGCACTCGGCCCACTGCTGTCCTTCTTGGACTACCCACCCCAGGAGCCGGGCGGCCGGTGGCACGGGCTCGCCAGACTGCGCGAGGCGGGCTTCGCCGTCGTCGGTTGCGCACTGCTGCGCGCGGGCCGCCACGACCTCGGCGGCGTTCTGTGGGCCCATACCCCGACCAGCGGAAACAGAGGCAACGAATGA